One genomic region from Thermoleptolyngbya sichuanensis A183 encodes:
- a CDS encoding AAA family ATPase has product MVVIAGYEVLTQLHMSSRSVVYRAERELDRVPVILKATQSEYPSLEELARFRLEHEILNRLSAVDGISRVYGLEPHQSGVVLVLEDFGGESLQRLLLRRSLDMPEALSVAIALAEILGQVHAASVIHKDVNPANVVYDADTGRVGLIDFGNATVLSRENPTLQTLNRLEGTLAYLSPEQTGRMNRSLDYRTDFYSLGATLYELLTGNPPFSTSDPMELIHSHLAKQPDPPHEVNPAVPSVLSQIVLKLLSKNAEDRYQSAYGLKTDLERCLVDLRATGAIAPFPLGQDDASGRFQIPQKLYGREREVQLLLDGFERVAAAQAATAGSTARGQADREPIGEPMTPSKLPALRAVMAAAGRSEVMLVAGYSGIGKSSLVQEIYKPITRHKGYFIAGKYDQFQRNIPYSALIQAFQELIRQLLTESQTQIDRWKALLSKALGRNGQVVIEVIPEVELIIGPQPEVPLLAPDATQNRFNLVFQNFIQVFTQAEHPLVMFLDDLQWADVASLKLIERLLTAPDSRYLFLVGAYRSNEVSPAHPLMLTLEQIRQAGVRVNQIDLAPLNADTVQQIVADTCCAEPQAIAPLASYVMQITEGNPFFLTEFLKSLYTEGLLNYDASSGNWQWDLSQIRDTGLPEDVVELMADKIQKLEPNTQRVLRLAACLGNQFDVPTLAIAADLPQSAVAADLWQSVEEGLVMPLGEGYPFASLEQNGQELSGAEEWQSDLSRNRDLTFRFLHDRVQQAAYSLIPETERETIHYRIGRSLLTHSSAEQQEDHLFDIVNHLNTGAGLIAHAVERHELARLNLKAGTKAKESNAYDTALRYLRSGADLLDQHSWLNQYELTLALYEEAVEAAYLKGDFDLVNQLSETILSNARSDLDTVKAYQTQISAYSAQNNMDAALDIFVTAANRLGLKIPRHPSRLQVGLELMRTRFLVIGNRSSRDLEALPPMTDPVKEAIMRLVGSPIIAAANAAPYLIAVTALRVINLVVKYGSSPQTAVQGVAYGVMLRAGLGDIDRAYDFGQLSLRVIERLNARQFKTIVIVGYESCLRHWKEPLRRSLPELLNAYAEGLELGNQEAASLAASVYCFHQLLLGEPLYEVAEAFQQYETQLLSLGQEQVVYSMLPWHQLVLHLRGQGIEGDSGTDRYANRLVGSIYNEDEMIPQFIDRQLGVPLFYGSIAKVIWAYHIGDYATAIETGKQAVAYQESSPMTSLYALLYFYWPLSYLARYNNVSPKVQRQYLRQINKFLRMTQRWATYCPANYLHRHLLLEAERLRVLGRTAEAIDAYDNAIQAARDNDFINDLALAQELAGKFYLALGKERLAQSYLMDARYTYLRWGATYKVDALNTLYPQFLEQRMEPLARTELMNQTVSLGSSSSTGGTQGLNLDLDTVIKAAQAISGEIVLANLLEKLLKLAIENAGAQKGCLLLLQADGLRIEAEGMLEGEEQVQVQSRSPDEQTLPLSLIHYVQRTREDVVLRDAAAEGLFTTDPYIVQSQSRSVLCSPILNQGNLIGLLYLENNLATDTFTPERVTVLNILSSQAAIALENAQFYRTLEQKVEERTAQLARANEEITLLNQQLQSENLRMGAELAITRQIQQMVLPKDHELDQIEGLEIAGFMEPADEVGGDYYDVLHDNGAVKIGIGDITGHGLESGMLMLMVQTAVRTLLSTQETDSVRFLSTLNRVIYDNVQRMNCDRSLTLALLDYEAGQLRLSGQHEEVLVVRGNGEIESINTMTLGFPVGLVEDISDFITHTHIHLQPGDGVVLYTDGITEAANEIHELYGIERLCQVISQHWQRSAVEIRQAVIDDVRRHIGQQKVFDDITLLIVKQR; this is encoded by the coding sequence ATGGTCGTAATTGCAGGCTATGAAGTGCTGACCCAACTCCACATGAGCAGTCGCTCGGTGGTCTATCGGGCTGAGCGCGAGTTGGATCGAGTGCCTGTGATTCTTAAAGCGACTCAGTCGGAATATCCCAGTCTAGAGGAGCTGGCGCGGTTTCGGCTAGAGCATGAAATCCTGAATCGGCTGTCGGCAGTGGACGGGATCAGCCGCGTCTATGGACTGGAGCCACATCAGAGCGGCGTGGTGCTGGTGCTGGAGGACTTTGGCGGCGAGTCGCTGCAACGGCTGCTGCTGAGGCGATCGCTCGATATGCCAGAGGCGCTGTCGGTGGCGATCGCCCTGGCGGAGATTCTGGGTCAGGTTCACGCCGCCAGCGTCATCCACAAAGACGTAAACCCTGCCAACGTGGTGTACGACGCAGACACGGGCCGCGTCGGGCTAATCGACTTTGGCAACGCCACCGTGCTATCGCGGGAAAACCCAACGCTGCAAACGCTGAACCGTCTGGAGGGCACGCTGGCCTACCTATCGCCAGAGCAGACCGGGCGGATGAATCGCTCGCTAGACTATCGTACTGATTTTTACTCGCTGGGGGCGACCCTGTATGAACTGCTGACGGGCAATCCGCCCTTTAGCACATCTGACCCAATGGAGCTAATCCATAGCCACCTGGCCAAACAGCCCGACCCACCCCACGAGGTCAACCCAGCCGTACCGTCTGTTCTTTCGCAGATCGTGTTAAAGCTGCTGTCCAAAAATGCTGAAGACCGCTACCAGAGCGCCTATGGGCTGAAGACCGATCTGGAGCGTTGTCTAGTAGACCTGCGGGCCACTGGAGCGATCGCCCCCTTTCCGCTGGGGCAAGACGACGCTTCCGGCCGCTTCCAGATTCCCCAAAAGCTCTACGGGCGAGAGCGAGAGGTGCAGCTTTTGCTCGATGGCTTTGAGCGGGTGGCAGCGGCCCAGGCAGCGACCGCAGGGTCAACAGCACGGGGGCAAGCGGATAGAGAACCGATTGGAGAACCGATGACCCCGTCCAAACTGCCAGCGCTACGGGCGGTGATGGCGGCCGCCGGACGCAGTGAGGTGATGCTGGTGGCGGGCTATTCGGGCATTGGCAAGTCGTCGCTGGTGCAGGAAATCTACAAACCCATCACGCGCCACAAGGGCTATTTCATCGCGGGCAAATACGACCAGTTTCAGCGAAATATTCCTTACTCGGCGCTGATTCAGGCGTTTCAGGAGCTAATACGGCAATTGTTGACCGAGAGCCAGACGCAAATCGACCGCTGGAAAGCGCTGCTGTCGAAGGCGCTTGGGCGCAACGGTCAGGTCGTGATCGAGGTGATTCCTGAAGTCGAGCTAATTATCGGCCCCCAGCCGGAGGTGCCGCTGCTGGCTCCCGATGCAACCCAGAATCGCTTTAACCTAGTGTTTCAGAATTTTATCCAGGTGTTTACCCAGGCAGAACACCCGCTGGTGATGTTCCTAGACGACCTGCAATGGGCGGATGTAGCCTCGCTAAAGTTAATTGAGCGCCTGCTGACTGCGCCCGACAGCCGCTACCTATTTTTGGTAGGAGCCTACCGCAGCAACGAAGTCAGCCCGGCCCATCCGCTGATGCTGACGCTGGAACAGATTCGGCAGGCGGGCGTGCGGGTCAACCAAATCGACCTGGCCCCGCTGAATGCGGACACTGTGCAGCAGATCGTGGCTGATACTTGCTGTGCCGAACCGCAGGCGATCGCCCCTTTGGCCAGCTACGTCATGCAGATTACGGAAGGCAACCCGTTTTTTCTGACGGAATTTCTCAAGTCGCTGTATACCGAAGGGCTACTCAACTATGATGCGTCGTCAGGAAACTGGCAGTGGGATCTGAGCCAAATTCGTGATACGGGGCTACCCGAAGATGTCGTCGAGCTAATGGCCGACAAGATCCAGAAGCTGGAACCCAACACCCAGCGGGTACTGCGGCTGGCGGCCTGCCTGGGCAACCAGTTCGACGTGCCCACGCTGGCGATCGCCGCCGACTTGCCCCAGAGCGCGGTGGCGGCCGACCTGTGGCAGAGCGTCGAGGAAGGACTGGTGATGCCGCTGGGTGAGGGCTATCCGTTTGCCAGCCTGGAGCAGAATGGGCAGGAGTTGTCTGGTGCAGAGGAGTGGCAGAGCGACCTGTCCCGAAACCGTGACCTGACCTTCCGGTTTCTGCACGACCGGGTGCAGCAGGCGGCCTACTCGCTGATTCCCGAAACCGAGCGCGAAACGATCCACTACCGCATTGGGCGATCGCTCCTCACCCACAGTTCCGCCGAACAGCAGGAAGATCATCTGTTCGACATTGTAAACCACCTGAACACGGGCGCGGGGTTGATCGCCCACGCCGTCGAGCGGCACGAACTGGCTCGGCTAAACCTGAAAGCAGGCACCAAGGCCAAAGAATCCAACGCCTACGACACGGCGCTGCGCTATCTGCGGTCGGGAGCCGACCTGCTCGATCAGCACAGTTGGCTCAATCAATACGAACTCACCCTGGCGCTCTACGAAGAAGCCGTCGAGGCCGCGTATCTGAAAGGCGATTTTGATCTGGTCAACCAGCTATCGGAGACAATCCTCTCAAACGCCCGCTCCGACCTGGACACCGTAAAGGCCTACCAGACGCAGATCTCTGCTTACTCTGCCCAAAACAACATGGACGCGGCGCTAGATATCTTTGTGACGGCGGCCAATCGACTGGGGCTGAAGATTCCCCGCCACCCCAGCCGCCTCCAGGTCGGGTTAGAGTTGATGCGGACGCGCTTTTTGGTCATCGGCAACCGCTCTTCCCGCGATCTGGAGGCACTGCCACCGATGACCGATCCGGTCAAAGAAGCGATCATGCGGCTCGTTGGTTCGCCGATCATCGCCGCCGCCAATGCCGCACCTTATCTGATTGCCGTAACGGCACTGCGCGTGATCAATCTGGTAGTCAAATACGGCAGTTCGCCCCAGACGGCAGTGCAAGGCGTGGCCTATGGCGTGATGCTGCGGGCGGGGCTGGGCGATATCGACCGAGCCTATGACTTTGGTCAACTCAGCCTGCGAGTCATAGAACGGCTCAATGCCCGCCAGTTCAAAACGATCGTCATTGTCGGATATGAAAGCTGTCTGCGCCACTGGAAAGAACCCCTGCGGCGATCGCTCCCCGAATTGCTCAACGCCTACGCCGAAGGACTGGAACTGGGCAACCAGGAGGCCGCCTCGCTGGCCGCCTCGGTCTACTGCTTTCACCAACTGCTGCTGGGCGAGCCGCTGTATGAGGTGGCCGAAGCCTTTCAGCAATACGAAACCCAACTCCTCAGCCTGGGACAGGAGCAGGTGGTCTACTCCATGCTGCCCTGGCATCAACTGGTACTGCACCTGCGCGGCCAGGGCATCGAGGGCGATTCTGGAACAGATCGCTACGCGAATCGCTTGGTCGGCAGCATCTACAACGAAGACGAAATGATTCCCCAGTTTATCGACAGGCAGCTGGGAGTTCCCCTATTCTACGGCTCCATTGCCAAGGTGATCTGGGCGTATCACATCGGCGACTATGCCACGGCGATCGAAACCGGAAAACAGGCTGTGGCATATCAAGAATCCTCCCCCATGACCTCGCTCTATGCCCTCTTATATTTCTATTGGCCGCTATCTTATCTGGCCCGCTACAACAACGTGTCGCCCAAGGTGCAGCGGCAATATCTGCGCCAAATCAATAAATTCCTGCGGATGACCCAGCGCTGGGCGACCTACTGCCCCGCCAACTATCTGCATCGCCACCTGCTGCTAGAAGCAGAGCGGCTGCGGGTGCTGGGGCGCACGGCCGAAGCCATTGATGCCTACGACAACGCAATCCAGGCCGCTAGGGACAACGACTTTATCAACGACCTAGCACTGGCGCAAGAACTGGCAGGTAAGTTTTATCTGGCACTGGGTAAGGAACGGCTAGCCCAGTCTTACCTGATGGATGCCCGCTATACTTACCTGCGCTGGGGGGCGACCTATAAAGTGGATGCCCTCAACACGCTCTACCCCCAGTTTTTGGAACAGCGGATGGAACCCTTGGCCAGAACTGAGCTAATGAACCAAACGGTGTCGCTGGGGTCAAGCAGTTCCACAGGCGGAACTCAGGGGCTAAACCTAGATCTAGATACGGTGATCAAGGCGGCGCAGGCGATTTCTGGAGAAATTGTGCTGGCGAACTTACTGGAGAAGCTGCTGAAGCTGGCCATCGAAAACGCGGGCGCACAGAAGGGCTGTTTGCTATTGCTTCAAGCAGACGGGCTGCGAATTGAGGCGGAGGGGATGCTTGAGGGCGAGGAGCAGGTGCAGGTCCAGTCGCGATCGCCCGACGAACAGACACTGCCCCTCTCGCTGATCCATTACGTACAGCGCACCCGCGAAGACGTAGTGCTGCGGGATGCCGCCGCAGAAGGACTTTTCACCACCGACCCGTACATCGTGCAGTCCCAATCGCGTTCGGTGCTGTGTTCGCCCATTTTGAATCAGGGCAACCTGATCGGGCTGCTGTATCTGGAAAACAACTTAGCCACCGATACCTTTACGCCAGAGCGAGTAACTGTGCTGAATATCCTCTCGTCCCAAGCGGCGATCGCCCTGGAAAATGCCCAGTTCTACCGCACGCTAGAGCAAAAGGTCGAGGAACGCACCGCCCAGCTTGCCCGCGCCAATGAGGAAATTACGCTGCTGAATCAGCAGTTGCAGTCAGAAAACCTGCGAATGGGCGCAGAACTGGCCATTACCCGCCAGATTCAGCAAATGGTTCTGCCCAAAGATCACGAGCTAGATCAAATCGAAGGATTGGAAATTGCCGGGTTTATGGAACCCGCTGATGAAGTTGGCGGCGACTATTATGACGTGCTGCACGATAACGGCGCGGTCAAGATTGGGATTGGCGATATCACAGGTCATGGATTAGAAAGCGGTATGTTGATGCTCATGGTGCAGACGGCAGTGCGAACGCTGCTCTCCACGCAGGAAACCGACTCGGTACGCTTTCTCAGCACGCTAAACCGCGTGATTTATGACAACGTGCAGCGCATGAACTGCGATCGCAGCCTGACGCTGGCCCTGCTGGACTATGAAGCGGGTCAACTGCGGCTCAGCGGACAGCACGAGGAAGTTCTGGTCGTGCGGGGCAACGGCGAGATCGAGTCGATTAACACCATGACGCTGGGCTTTCCGGTGGGTCTGGTAGAAGACATTTCCGACTTCATCACCCACACCCACATTCACTTGCAACCCGGTGATGGTGTGGTGCTATATACCGACGGCATCACCGAGGCCGCCAACGAAATTCACGAACTTTACGGCATCGAGCGGCTCTGTCAGGTGATTAGCCAGCACTGGCAGCGCTCTGCCGTTGAGATTCGGCAGGCGGTGATTGACGATGTGCGCCGCCACATCGGACAGCAAAAAGTGTTTGATGACATCACGCTTTTAATTGTGAAACAGCGTTAG
- a CDS encoding iron uptake porin, with protein sequence MGLYSVPFQIQRAIARPIPPLSTRFSIRLRQGCSAILGLSLGLLALEFPAHSQALDESALDYTAYQAGSVAEPAAPSAELDGLAVDQMAQVTSVSQLADVNLGDWAYEALAYLANNEAQGGLDCLEGYPSGLYRGGQAMTRYEFAAGLAACLDAVTGRLEQLDPEAIARIEALQREFAPELATLGDRLDDLEAAVSELEANQFSTTLRFNTLASFNFSHSFAGGDILAEGITVPGVSPAARRPARQFDLQTGQFGDPVVETVRDDPETTLSYSAYFVFTGSFQQTDELTMILAMGNGDPPASAFSSAGFTSSFGIPYADSNPVTPLSPNSVGLFELKYAFPLFSEDFRLVVGPRILPFRHFDQNPFTNIVFGSSGLNFYQSTLAGNGLSGAGGLFEWTLSPQWLLRAGYLARNDRSQQIFDEPFISPGGDGPANPRRGFFNGNNNILAELTYSPSFNANIRLLYNRSRLEAPPPFPGVPEGLAVFPFLLTSLRGAVDDGFGGTVDDIIAHNFVLNFDWALSPGFAVFGRYSFSTSEIDPINPLREGGNVEVQAFQLGFAFPDLGKPGALGTLAATIPFDVTDGEEFLVGGYGDGGTQVDVLASYYFPLNDNVGLVPMFFVSFNPNNFSENPPVYSIILRTQFLF encoded by the coding sequence GTGGGTTTATATTCCGTTCCGTTCCAGATACAGCGGGCGATCGCCCGTCCTATTCCCCCCCTCAGCACACGCTTTAGCATTCGGCTGCGCCAGGGATGTTCGGCAATTCTGGGACTGTCGCTCGGCCTATTGGCGCTGGAGTTTCCTGCCCACTCGCAAGCCCTGGATGAATCTGCCCTAGACTACACCGCGTATCAAGCTGGATCTGTCGCCGAACCCGCCGCTCCATCCGCAGAGCTAGACGGGCTGGCGGTAGACCAGATGGCGCAGGTGACTTCGGTTTCGCAGCTTGCGGACGTGAATCTGGGCGACTGGGCCTATGAGGCGCTGGCCTATCTGGCCAATAACGAAGCCCAGGGCGGGCTGGACTGTCTGGAGGGCTACCCCAGCGGGCTGTATCGAGGCGGGCAGGCGATGACGCGCTACGAGTTTGCGGCGGGGCTGGCGGCCTGTCTGGACGCGGTGACGGGGCGGCTAGAGCAGCTTGACCCAGAGGCGATCGCCCGCATCGAAGCCCTCCAGCGCGAGTTTGCGCCAGAGCTGGCCACCCTGGGCGATCGCCTGGATGACCTAGAAGCCGCCGTTTCTGAACTAGAAGCCAACCAGTTTTCCACCACGCTGCGGTTTAACACGCTGGCCTCTTTTAACTTCAGCCACTCCTTTGCGGGTGGCGACATTTTGGCCGAAGGCATCACCGTGCCAGGTGTGAGTCCGGCAGCGCGGCGGCCGGCCCGCCAGTTTGACCTGCAAACGGGGCAGTTTGGCGACCCGGTGGTAGAAACCGTGCGAGATGACCCAGAAACGACCCTCAGCTATTCTGCCTACTTTGTCTTCACGGGGTCTTTTCAGCAGACCGATGAACTGACGATGATCCTGGCAATGGGCAACGGCGACCCGCCCGCCAGCGCCTTCAGTTCTGCTGGGTTTACTAGCAGCTTTGGCATCCCCTACGCCGATTCCAACCCCGTTACGCCGCTGTCGCCCAATTCCGTCGGGTTATTTGAGCTAAAGTACGCCTTTCCGCTGTTTAGCGAAGACTTTCGGCTGGTGGTGGGGCCGCGCATCCTGCCGTTTCGCCATTTCGACCAAAACCCGTTTACCAACATCGTTTTCGGCTCCAGCGGGCTAAATTTCTACCAAAGCACGCTGGCGGGCAACGGGCTATCGGGGGCGGGCGGCTTGTTTGAATGGACGCTCAGCCCCCAATGGCTGCTGCGGGCGGGCTACCTGGCCCGCAACGACCGATCGCAGCAAATTTTTGACGAACCCTTTATTTCCCCTGGCGGCGATGGCCCGGCCAACCCCCGCCGGGGCTTTTTCAACGGCAACAACAACATCCTGGCGGAGCTGACCTATTCCCCCAGCTTCAACGCCAACATTCGCCTGCTGTATAACCGCAGTCGGCTAGAAGCGCCACCGCCGTTTCCGGGTGTGCCCGAAGGGTTGGCGGTGTTTCCCTTTTTGCTGACTTCGCTGCGGGGCGCGGTAGATGACGGCTTTGGCGGCACGGTGGACGACATCATCGCCCATAACTTTGTGCTGAATTTTGACTGGGCCCTGTCGCCGGGGTTTGCGGTGTTTGGGCGCTATTCCTTTAGCACGTCGGAGATTGACCCGATCAATCCCCTGCGGGAGGGTGGCAATGTCGAAGTGCAGGCGTTTCAACTGGGCTTTGCCTTTCCCGACCTGGGCAAGCCGGGGGCGCTGGGCACGCTAGCGGCGACGATTCCGTTTGACGTGACGGATGGTGAGGAGTTTCTGGTAGGGGGCTATGGCGATGGCGGCACGCAGGTCGATGTGCTGGCCAGCTACTACTTTCCGCTGAATGACAATGTGGGGCTGGTGCCGATGTTTTTTGTGTCGTTTAACCCGAATAATTTCAGCGAAAATCCGCCGGTCTACAGTATCATCCTGAGAACCCAGTTTTTGTTTTAG